One region of Cucurbita pepo subsp. pepo cultivar mu-cu-16 chromosome LG03, ASM280686v2, whole genome shotgun sequence genomic DNA includes:
- the LOC111791719 gene encoding agamous-like MADS-box protein AGL14, protein MVRGKLSFNLIRNRKSRCSTFKQRKNSLMKKAYELSTLCDVRTCVLINGPGFAPDEDPSLSSVEFHTWPSNRSEVEHMIHAYKNGNCNLQKRKCFDLSDYFSDRKRKLVTEMCKHREKVGKIMWPDWDERLDCLSEQQLREFMNGLDSRIEAAGRMIDFMDADNENLFGMFSCEEYENVVQMGGDSSTPVPPLVELESPDSLNTPNPNPNEDEIGCNFENLEFLLEDEDENYMALYANLMNDELDECNDIEQWLRTGNF, encoded by the coding sequence ATGGTTAGAGGAAAATTGAGCTTCAATCTGATTAGGAACCGCAAATCTCGATGCTCCACGTTCAAGCAGAGGAAGAACAGTTTGATGAAGAAGGCTTACGAGCTCTCCACGCTTTGCGACGTAAGAACATGTGTTCTCATCAATGGCCCTGGCTTTGCGCCTGATGAAGATCCGTCGCTTTCCTCTGTGGAATTTCACACTTGGCCTTCGAATCGCAGCGAGGTTGAACATATGATTCATGCCTACAAGAACGGAAACTGTAATTTGCAGAAACGGAAGTGTTTCGATTTGAGTGATTACTTCTCGGATCGGAAGAGAAAATTGGTAACAGAGATGTGTAAGCATCGCGAGAAGGTTGGGAAAATCATGTGGCCTGACTGGGATGAGCGGCTTGATTGTTTATCGGAACAGCAATTGAGAGAGTTCATGAATGGATTGGATTCGAGAATCGAAGCCGCTGGTAGAATGATTGATTTCATGGACGCTGATAACGAGAATCTGTTCGGAATGTTTTCCTGTGAGGAGTACgaaaatgttgttcaaatgGGAGGGGATTCGAGTACTCCAGTGCCGCCATTGGTTGAATTGGAGTCCCCTGATTCGTTGAATAcccctaaccctaaccctaatgAGGATGAAATTGGGTGTAATTTTGAGAATCTTGAATTTCTGTTAGAGGACGAGGATGAGAATTACATGGCTCTTTACGCAAATCTGATGAACGATGAACTTGATGAATGCAACGATATCGAGCAATGGTTGAGGACGGGTAACTTCTAG
- the LOC111789861 gene encoding pentatricopeptide repeat-containing protein At1g08070, chloroplastic-like isoform X2 codes for MKQCQNIKQFDQVLSQMLLTGLIRDTYAASRLIKFSTEFPFIHIDYTLRIFNLIENTNCFMWNMMMRAYIQRNSPHFALSLYKSMLFKYLEADNYTYPLLIQACSIRRSEWEGKQVHNHVMKLGFDSDVYVQNTLINFFSVCSKMSDARRVFDESSVLDSVSWNSILAGYVQIGNVEEAKYMYDQMPEKSIIASNSMIVLFGNKGLVVEACKLFDEMPERDMVTWSALIACYEQNEMFEEAMRTFAGMHKFGVMVDEVVTVSALSACANLLIVNMGKLIHSLALKIGIESYINLQNALIHMYSKFGDIMVARKLFDEAYLLDLISWNSLISGYLKCGLVENAKTIFDSMPKKDVVSWSSMISGYAQHDLFYETLTLFQEMQLNGFRPDETTLVSVISACTRLAALEQGKWVHAYIKRNGLTVNVILGTTLIDMYMKCGCVESALEVFDGMVEKGVSTWNALILGLAMNGSVESSLEMFSNMKKGHVTPNEITFVGVLGACRHMGLVDEGRHHFHSMIYDHKIKPNVKHYGCMVDLLGRAGKLQEAEELLNRMPMTPDVATWGALLGACKKHGDSEMGRRVGRKLIELQPDHDGFHVLLSNIYASKGKWDDVLEIRGMMTKHRVLKTPGCSMIEANGVVHEFLAGDKTHPDMDAIEDMLGQMAMKLKLEGYTPDTNEVLLDVDEEEKESTLFRHSEKLAIAFGLINISSPTPIRIIKNLRICNDCHTAAKLISKAFCRQIVLRDRHRFHHFEHGICSCKDYW; via the coding sequence ATGAAGCAATGTCAGAACATCAAGCAATTCGATCAAGTTCTATCTCAGATGCTTCTAACTGGGTTAATAAGAGACACTTACGCCGCAAGCAGACTAATCAAGTTCTCAACGGAATTTCCCTTCATTCACATCGATTACACCCTCCGAATCTTCAACCTGATTGAGAACACGAATTGCTTCATGTggaatatgatgatgagagcTTATATTCAAAGAAACTCGCCGCATTTTGCTTTGAGTCTTTACAAATCGATGCTGTTCAAGTATCTGGAGGCTGATAATTACACTTACCCGCTTCTGATTCAGGCTTGTTCAATCCGTCGGTCAGAATGGGAAGGAAAACAGGTACATAATCATGTTATGAAGCTGGGTTTTGATTCAGAtgtttatgttcaaaatactttgattaattttttttctgtttgctCGAAAATGAGTGATGCCCGCCGGGTGTTCGATGAAAGTTCTGTTTTGGATTCTGTGTCATGGAATTCAATTTTGGCTGGGTATGTTCAAATAGGGAATGTAGAGGAGGCTAAGTATATGTATGATCAAATGCCAGAGAAGAGTATAATTGCTTCGAATTCTATGATTGTTTTGTTTGGCAACAAAGGACTAGTGGTTGAAGCATGTAaactgtttgatgaaatgcctGAGAGAGATATGGTAACATGGAGTGCATTAATTGCTTGCTATGAACAAAATGAGATGTTTGAGGAGGCTATGAGAACATTTGCAGGAATGCATAAATTTGGTGTAATGGTGGATGAAGTTGTAACAGTTAGTGCTCTTTCTGCTTGTGCAAACTTACTAATTGTCAATATGGGGAAATTGATCCACAGCTTGGCCTTGAAAATTGGAATTGAATCTTATATAAACCTTCAAAATGCTTTGATTCATATGTACTCGAAATTTGGGGATATAATGGTGGCACGAAAACTATTCGATGAAGCCTACTTGCTAGACTTGATATCTTGGAACTCTTTGATCTCCGGGTATTTGAAATGTGGTTTAGTTGAGAATGCCAAAACCATATTTGATTCCATGCCCAAGAAGGATGTTGTGTCTTGGAGTTCTATGATATCAGGATATGCACAACATGACCTTTTTTATGAGACACTCACACTTTTTCAGGAAATGCAATTGAACGGCTTCAGACCAGACGAGACCACGTTAGTAAGTGTGATATCTGCGTGCACTCGCTTGGCTGCCCTCGAGCAAGGGAAGTGGGTTCATGCTTACATAAAAAGGAACGGTCTCACTGTTAATGTTATTCTAGGTACAACTCTCATAGACATGTATATGAAGTGTGGATGTGTTGAAAGTGCCTTGGAGGTTTTCGACGGGATGGTTGAGAAAGGGGTTTCGACTTGGAATGCTCTAATTCTTGGGTTAGCTATGAACGGGTCGGTAGAAAGCTCGCTTGAGATGTTTTCTAATATGAAAAAAGGTCATGTAACACCTAATGAGATAACATTTGTGGGAGTACTTGGTGCTTGTCGACACATGGGTTTAGTAGATGAAGGGCGgcatcattttcattcaatgATTTATGATCATAAGATAAAACCCAATGTTAAGCACTATGGGTGCATGGTTGATCTTCTAGGGCGTGCAGGTAAGCTTCAAGAAGCCGAGGAGCTTCTCAATCGTATGCCGATGACACCAGATGTTGCTACTTGGGGTGCCTTACTTGGGGCATGTAAGAAACATGGTGATAGTGAAATGGGAAGAAGGGTTGGGAGGAAGCTGATTGAGCTTCAACCTGATCATGACGGGTTCCACGTATTGCTATCGAACATATATGCTTCAAAAGGGAAATGGGACGATGTTCTTGAGATTAGGGGCATGATGACAAAACATAGAGTTTTAAAGACTCCTGGTTGTAGCATGATTGAAGCAAATGGAGTAGTTCACGAGTTTCTGGCTGGAGATAAAACGCACCCCGACATGGATGCAATTGAGGACATGTTAGGTCAAATGGCTATGAAATTAAAGCTAGAAGGTTATACACCTGATACAAATGAGGTTTTGCTTGATgttgatgaagaagagaaggagagTACTCTGTTTAGACATAGTGAGAAGCTAGCCATTGCATTTGGCCTTATTAATATTAGTTCACCAACACCAATCAGGATAATTAAAAACTTGAGGATTTGTAATGACTGTCACACTGCTGCAAAACTAATCTCCAAGGCTTTTTGTCGTCAAATTGTGCTGAGAGATCGACATCGCTTTCATCACTTTGAACATGGAATTTGTTCGTGCAAGGATTACTGGTAG
- the LOC111789861 gene encoding pentatricopeptide repeat-containing protein At1g08070, chloroplastic-like isoform X1: MNFFRSNLLASAFKSSLIHKPTFKPTFKPTIDLSILEFHMKQCQNIKQFDQVLSQMLLTGLIRDTYAASRLIKFSTEFPFIHIDYTLRIFNLIENTNCFMWNMMMRAYIQRNSPHFALSLYKSMLFKYLEADNYTYPLLIQACSIRRSEWEGKQVHNHVMKLGFDSDVYVQNTLINFFSVCSKMSDARRVFDESSVLDSVSWNSILAGYVQIGNVEEAKYMYDQMPEKSIIASNSMIVLFGNKGLVVEACKLFDEMPERDMVTWSALIACYEQNEMFEEAMRTFAGMHKFGVMVDEVVTVSALSACANLLIVNMGKLIHSLALKIGIESYINLQNALIHMYSKFGDIMVARKLFDEAYLLDLISWNSLISGYLKCGLVENAKTIFDSMPKKDVVSWSSMISGYAQHDLFYETLTLFQEMQLNGFRPDETTLVSVISACTRLAALEQGKWVHAYIKRNGLTVNVILGTTLIDMYMKCGCVESALEVFDGMVEKGVSTWNALILGLAMNGSVESSLEMFSNMKKGHVTPNEITFVGVLGACRHMGLVDEGRHHFHSMIYDHKIKPNVKHYGCMVDLLGRAGKLQEAEELLNRMPMTPDVATWGALLGACKKHGDSEMGRRVGRKLIELQPDHDGFHVLLSNIYASKGKWDDVLEIRGMMTKHRVLKTPGCSMIEANGVVHEFLAGDKTHPDMDAIEDMLGQMAMKLKLEGYTPDTNEVLLDVDEEEKESTLFRHSEKLAIAFGLINISSPTPIRIIKNLRICNDCHTAAKLISKAFCRQIVLRDRHRFHHFEHGICSCKDYW; the protein is encoded by the coding sequence ATGAATTTCTTCAGATCGAACCTCCTTGCTTCTGCATTTAAATCATCTCTGATTCACAAACCCACCTTCAAACCCACCTTCAAACCCACCATTgatctttcaattttggagTTTCATATGAAGCAATGTCAGAACATCAAGCAATTCGATCAAGTTCTATCTCAGATGCTTCTAACTGGGTTAATAAGAGACACTTACGCCGCAAGCAGACTAATCAAGTTCTCAACGGAATTTCCCTTCATTCACATCGATTACACCCTCCGAATCTTCAACCTGATTGAGAACACGAATTGCTTCATGTggaatatgatgatgagagcTTATATTCAAAGAAACTCGCCGCATTTTGCTTTGAGTCTTTACAAATCGATGCTGTTCAAGTATCTGGAGGCTGATAATTACACTTACCCGCTTCTGATTCAGGCTTGTTCAATCCGTCGGTCAGAATGGGAAGGAAAACAGGTACATAATCATGTTATGAAGCTGGGTTTTGATTCAGAtgtttatgttcaaaatactttgattaattttttttctgtttgctCGAAAATGAGTGATGCCCGCCGGGTGTTCGATGAAAGTTCTGTTTTGGATTCTGTGTCATGGAATTCAATTTTGGCTGGGTATGTTCAAATAGGGAATGTAGAGGAGGCTAAGTATATGTATGATCAAATGCCAGAGAAGAGTATAATTGCTTCGAATTCTATGATTGTTTTGTTTGGCAACAAAGGACTAGTGGTTGAAGCATGTAaactgtttgatgaaatgcctGAGAGAGATATGGTAACATGGAGTGCATTAATTGCTTGCTATGAACAAAATGAGATGTTTGAGGAGGCTATGAGAACATTTGCAGGAATGCATAAATTTGGTGTAATGGTGGATGAAGTTGTAACAGTTAGTGCTCTTTCTGCTTGTGCAAACTTACTAATTGTCAATATGGGGAAATTGATCCACAGCTTGGCCTTGAAAATTGGAATTGAATCTTATATAAACCTTCAAAATGCTTTGATTCATATGTACTCGAAATTTGGGGATATAATGGTGGCACGAAAACTATTCGATGAAGCCTACTTGCTAGACTTGATATCTTGGAACTCTTTGATCTCCGGGTATTTGAAATGTGGTTTAGTTGAGAATGCCAAAACCATATTTGATTCCATGCCCAAGAAGGATGTTGTGTCTTGGAGTTCTATGATATCAGGATATGCACAACATGACCTTTTTTATGAGACACTCACACTTTTTCAGGAAATGCAATTGAACGGCTTCAGACCAGACGAGACCACGTTAGTAAGTGTGATATCTGCGTGCACTCGCTTGGCTGCCCTCGAGCAAGGGAAGTGGGTTCATGCTTACATAAAAAGGAACGGTCTCACTGTTAATGTTATTCTAGGTACAACTCTCATAGACATGTATATGAAGTGTGGATGTGTTGAAAGTGCCTTGGAGGTTTTCGACGGGATGGTTGAGAAAGGGGTTTCGACTTGGAATGCTCTAATTCTTGGGTTAGCTATGAACGGGTCGGTAGAAAGCTCGCTTGAGATGTTTTCTAATATGAAAAAAGGTCATGTAACACCTAATGAGATAACATTTGTGGGAGTACTTGGTGCTTGTCGACACATGGGTTTAGTAGATGAAGGGCGgcatcattttcattcaatgATTTATGATCATAAGATAAAACCCAATGTTAAGCACTATGGGTGCATGGTTGATCTTCTAGGGCGTGCAGGTAAGCTTCAAGAAGCCGAGGAGCTTCTCAATCGTATGCCGATGACACCAGATGTTGCTACTTGGGGTGCCTTACTTGGGGCATGTAAGAAACATGGTGATAGTGAAATGGGAAGAAGGGTTGGGAGGAAGCTGATTGAGCTTCAACCTGATCATGACGGGTTCCACGTATTGCTATCGAACATATATGCTTCAAAAGGGAAATGGGACGATGTTCTTGAGATTAGGGGCATGATGACAAAACATAGAGTTTTAAAGACTCCTGGTTGTAGCATGATTGAAGCAAATGGAGTAGTTCACGAGTTTCTGGCTGGAGATAAAACGCACCCCGACATGGATGCAATTGAGGACATGTTAGGTCAAATGGCTATGAAATTAAAGCTAGAAGGTTATACACCTGATACAAATGAGGTTTTGCTTGATgttgatgaagaagagaaggagagTACTCTGTTTAGACATAGTGAGAAGCTAGCCATTGCATTTGGCCTTATTAATATTAGTTCACCAACACCAATCAGGATAATTAAAAACTTGAGGATTTGTAATGACTGTCACACTGCTGCAAAACTAATCTCCAAGGCTTTTTGTCGTCAAATTGTGCTGAGAGATCGACATCGCTTTCATCACTTTGAACATGGAATTTGTTCGTGCAAGGATTACTGGTAG
- the LOC111789861 gene encoding pentatricopeptide repeat-containing protein At3g62890-like isoform X3, with translation MLLTGLIRDTYAASRLIKFSTEFPFIHIDYTLRIFNLIENTNCFMWNMMMRAYIQRNSPHFALSLYKSMLFKYLEADNYTYPLLIQACSIRRSEWEGKQVHNHVMKLGFDSDVYVQNTLINFFSVCSKMSDARRVFDESSVLDSVSWNSILAGYVQIGNVEEAKYMYDQMPEKSIIASNSMIVLFGNKGLVVEACKLFDEMPERDMVTWSALIACYEQNEMFEEAMRTFAGMHKFGVMVDEVVTVSALSACANLLIVNMGKLIHSLALKIGIESYINLQNALIHMYSKFGDIMVARKLFDEAYLLDLISWNSLISGYLKCGLVENAKTIFDSMPKKDVVSWSSMISGYAQHDLFYETLTLFQEMQLNGFRPDETTLVSVISACTRLAALEQGKWVHAYIKRNGLTVNVILGTTLIDMYMKCGCVESALEVFDGMVEKGVSTWNALILGLAMNGSVESSLEMFSNMKKGHVTPNEITFVGVLGACRHMGLVDEGRHHFHSMIYDHKIKPNVKHYGCMVDLLGRAGKLQEAEELLNRMPMTPDVATWGALLGACKKHGDSEMGRRVGRKLIELQPDHDGFHVLLSNIYASKGKWDDVLEIRGMMTKHRVLKTPGCSMIEANGVVHEFLAGDKTHPDMDAIEDMLGQMAMKLKLEGYTPDTNEVLLDVDEEEKESTLFRHSEKLAIAFGLINISSPTPIRIIKNLRICNDCHTAAKLISKAFCRQIVLRDRHRFHHFEHGICSCKDYW, from the coding sequence ATGCTTCTAACTGGGTTAATAAGAGACACTTACGCCGCAAGCAGACTAATCAAGTTCTCAACGGAATTTCCCTTCATTCACATCGATTACACCCTCCGAATCTTCAACCTGATTGAGAACACGAATTGCTTCATGTggaatatgatgatgagagcTTATATTCAAAGAAACTCGCCGCATTTTGCTTTGAGTCTTTACAAATCGATGCTGTTCAAGTATCTGGAGGCTGATAATTACACTTACCCGCTTCTGATTCAGGCTTGTTCAATCCGTCGGTCAGAATGGGAAGGAAAACAGGTACATAATCATGTTATGAAGCTGGGTTTTGATTCAGAtgtttatgttcaaaatactttgattaattttttttctgtttgctCGAAAATGAGTGATGCCCGCCGGGTGTTCGATGAAAGTTCTGTTTTGGATTCTGTGTCATGGAATTCAATTTTGGCTGGGTATGTTCAAATAGGGAATGTAGAGGAGGCTAAGTATATGTATGATCAAATGCCAGAGAAGAGTATAATTGCTTCGAATTCTATGATTGTTTTGTTTGGCAACAAAGGACTAGTGGTTGAAGCATGTAaactgtttgatgaaatgcctGAGAGAGATATGGTAACATGGAGTGCATTAATTGCTTGCTATGAACAAAATGAGATGTTTGAGGAGGCTATGAGAACATTTGCAGGAATGCATAAATTTGGTGTAATGGTGGATGAAGTTGTAACAGTTAGTGCTCTTTCTGCTTGTGCAAACTTACTAATTGTCAATATGGGGAAATTGATCCACAGCTTGGCCTTGAAAATTGGAATTGAATCTTATATAAACCTTCAAAATGCTTTGATTCATATGTACTCGAAATTTGGGGATATAATGGTGGCACGAAAACTATTCGATGAAGCCTACTTGCTAGACTTGATATCTTGGAACTCTTTGATCTCCGGGTATTTGAAATGTGGTTTAGTTGAGAATGCCAAAACCATATTTGATTCCATGCCCAAGAAGGATGTTGTGTCTTGGAGTTCTATGATATCAGGATATGCACAACATGACCTTTTTTATGAGACACTCACACTTTTTCAGGAAATGCAATTGAACGGCTTCAGACCAGACGAGACCACGTTAGTAAGTGTGATATCTGCGTGCACTCGCTTGGCTGCCCTCGAGCAAGGGAAGTGGGTTCATGCTTACATAAAAAGGAACGGTCTCACTGTTAATGTTATTCTAGGTACAACTCTCATAGACATGTATATGAAGTGTGGATGTGTTGAAAGTGCCTTGGAGGTTTTCGACGGGATGGTTGAGAAAGGGGTTTCGACTTGGAATGCTCTAATTCTTGGGTTAGCTATGAACGGGTCGGTAGAAAGCTCGCTTGAGATGTTTTCTAATATGAAAAAAGGTCATGTAACACCTAATGAGATAACATTTGTGGGAGTACTTGGTGCTTGTCGACACATGGGTTTAGTAGATGAAGGGCGgcatcattttcattcaatgATTTATGATCATAAGATAAAACCCAATGTTAAGCACTATGGGTGCATGGTTGATCTTCTAGGGCGTGCAGGTAAGCTTCAAGAAGCCGAGGAGCTTCTCAATCGTATGCCGATGACACCAGATGTTGCTACTTGGGGTGCCTTACTTGGGGCATGTAAGAAACATGGTGATAGTGAAATGGGAAGAAGGGTTGGGAGGAAGCTGATTGAGCTTCAACCTGATCATGACGGGTTCCACGTATTGCTATCGAACATATATGCTTCAAAAGGGAAATGGGACGATGTTCTTGAGATTAGGGGCATGATGACAAAACATAGAGTTTTAAAGACTCCTGGTTGTAGCATGATTGAAGCAAATGGAGTAGTTCACGAGTTTCTGGCTGGAGATAAAACGCACCCCGACATGGATGCAATTGAGGACATGTTAGGTCAAATGGCTATGAAATTAAAGCTAGAAGGTTATACACCTGATACAAATGAGGTTTTGCTTGATgttgatgaagaagagaaggagagTACTCTGTTTAGACATAGTGAGAAGCTAGCCATTGCATTTGGCCTTATTAATATTAGTTCACCAACACCAATCAGGATAATTAAAAACTTGAGGATTTGTAATGACTGTCACACTGCTGCAAAACTAATCTCCAAGGCTTTTTGTCGTCAAATTGTGCTGAGAGATCGACATCGCTTTCATCACTTTGAACATGGAATTTGTTCGTGCAAGGATTACTGGTAG